The genomic region GGATTTTACTTTATAAGGTTAAAAGTAGCCGTTTAGTAAATAAGTTCATAATGGATCAATTTGGAATTATAGAAAGAAGAACATATAATATGGTGAAAATACGGCAGTTACGAGAGAAAGCGAGTGATAGCCATGCAGATCAGGCAGGCGCGTGAAGGGGATGCGGAGGGAATAGCCCATGTACATACGGAGAGTTGGAAAACAACGTATCGCGGAATTGTGCCCGATGATTTTTTGGATCATTTGACTACAGAATCAAGATTGTCCCAGTGGGAAAAGCATATTCGCTCTGGCGAAAAGGATCAGATCTTGGTAGTAGCTGAACAGCCTGATGGGAACATTGTCGGATTTGCTTGTGGGGGTAAGGAGCGTGAAGGCAAATTAGCTTATGATGGAGAGCTGTACGCCATATATTTGCTGAAGGAAGTTCAACAAACGGGCATAGGTCAGCGACTGTCTACACATGTGGTTAATCATCTTCGAACCCTTAATATGAAAAGTTTGATCATATGGGCCTTGGAACGTAATTCAGCTTGCCGCTTCTATGAGAAGATGGGAGGTACTCCAGTCCATACACAGTCCATCCGCATCGCTGGTCAAGATCTGATCGAAGTTGGCTACGGATGGGAAGACTTGAACTTCTTTGGAGAGAAGAGCCTGCCGGACAGATGAAAGACACGCAGGGGGCGGCAAAATACTGTGGATTGTGTTGTCTCCTTAAGCTTCAGGGAATGGAAGGTTGTTTCATGTCTACACGTTTGCGTAATTCTGAACAAGGTTAATGATGTATTACACTGTTATGCAGGTGTGACATTTAATCTTGAGCAGGAGGCGTATTCCAATGACTTTAATGGACATCGAACATACAACATGGACGAAACAATATATTAACGGCCAATGGGTAGAGGGCTCCGGCGAGAAAACAATGGAGAATATCAATCCTTATACGGGAGAAGTTATTGCCACGTGGCGGTCTTCCAACAAAGAAGACATTGATAAAGCTTATGAATCAGCTCAGAAAAATTCGATAGAATGGGCGAAGTCTTTACCCGCTGAGAAGGAAGAGGTACTGCGTAAAGTTTCTTCCCTGATGGCAGAGCGGAAAGAGGAGATCATTCAACTGCTGATCACGGAATCCGGGAGTACGCGTATCAAATCGGAGGCGGAGTTCGCAGCTGCCAAACGCATTGTGGATGAAGCAGCATCTTTTCCTTATCGTATGAAGGGTGAGATTATCCCGTCTAATACTCCTGGCAAAGAGAACCGTGTGGTTCGGGAGCCCAAGGGAGTGATTGGTGTCATCGGACCATGGAATTTCCCTTTGCATCTATGCCTGCGATCCGTAGCTCCGGCGATTGCTCTTGGCAATGGCGTGGTTATTAAACCAGCATCGGACACTCCGATTACAGCAGGCTGGCTTATTGCCGATTTGTTTGAACAGGCGGGACTGCCTGAGGGCGTGCTCAATGTCGTTGCTGGAAGTGGCAGCGAGATCGGTGATTACTTTGTTGCTCATCCGGTTCCAAAAGTGATTTCATTTACGGGTTCCACAGAAGTTGGAAAGGGGATCGGTAAATTGGCTGGTGAACATTTGAAAGAAACGGCACTGGAGCTGGGCGGTAATAACGCCATGGTTGTGCTAGAAGATGCGGACATTGAACGTGCTGCCGAAGCGGCGGTCTTTGGCAAGTTTCTGCATCAGGGACAGATCTGCATGGCTCTGAATCGGTTCATTGTGCATGCCGATATTTACGACAAATTCGTCGATTCATTTGTAGCCAAAACGAAGAATGTGCAGGCAGGTGATCCAGCGGATGCCAAAACACTCGTGGGTCCTCTCATTCGGGAAAAAGAGGTTGAACGATTGCTGGAACTTGTGAACAAAACCAAGGCCGAAGGTGCACGGTTATTACTCGGGGGGACCAGTAAAGGCAGTGTGCTTTCTCCTACTGTACTTGCGGATGTCCAACCTGAACAGGATATTGTGCAGCAGGAATTGTTTGGCCCAGTGGCAGTAATCATGAAGGCGCAGGATGAGCATGAAGCTGTACGTTTGGCGAATGATACCCCGTATGGACTTAGTGGTTCCGTATTCACCAAAGATCTGAATCGAGGATACCAGCTTGCCCAGCGTATTGAGTCTGGTATGGTGCATGTGAATGATCAGTCTGTGAACGATGAAGCACATGTGATGTTTGGCGGTGAGAAAGCATCGGGAATTGGACGCTTCGGCGGTGATTGGGCAATTGAGAAGTTTACACGTACGCGTTGGATCAGTATTCAGCACCAGTATCGGGATTATCCGGGAGTATTATAAGTCGAAAAAGAGTGAATTAACAGGGTCACTTTTGGATGATTGCAACGGGTTACCGATAGATCGACAAATCATGCGAAAGTCCGTCTCCAGCTTGGTGGGACGGGCTTTTGCACAATTGTACACCTCATAAAAATCCTGTTTCCCATCAGAGTAAAAAAGCTGTTTGGGGCTATCTCTATCTGGTTATTTATGGATACACGGAAGAACCGATCCGTAAATCCAATGGCAAAGGGGCCTGAAATTCATGTCCATTGACCGCTTTATTCTGAGGAAGCTGAATACCTGTCAGGAAGAACATACACGTGCCAATTTGGTTCGGCTGTTTGTCATTCGTATTCGTAAAGCCGAGATTGCGGAAGAACATGATGCCGCCTATGTCCTAAGCAAACTGAATTGAGTGATAACTGATATTAATCCGCGATCCGCTGTTAATGTGTATACGACTCAAAAAAAGGAAGCTTGTCTATAACGACAGCTTCCTTTTTCATGTCTTGTAATGAACGCAACTTAATGGACTTCTTTTAATATAACGATAGAGCAAGGGAGTCATTTTCACTGCGACTGTGGAGAATAGCTTCTCCATTGACAATCTCAATACTAATTAAAGAATGCAGACATTTTTGGAGAGCGCGTTTACCGTTGCTAATTTTATGCTCCAGAGCACTGCTAAGCAATCTTAATGTCTTCTGCATAGGTTGTTTGTTTTCTTGATTAAAATATACAGGGATTGATTTGTTTTGAAAAGTTATTAGGGTTCTCACTTGAAATCACCTCACGGTTGTTATTTCATACAGGTAATATTAAATTCCAATGCTTAAAATTACCTTAAAATCAGCTTATGAAAACATAAAGGTGGGTAATGTTTGAAAAGTGTTCACAATTAGATTGTGGGCGAAGGAATAAAAGTCCTGAAAAACGGAACTTAATTACCATTTAAATGGAACAGAAATAAAAAGTTTCGCATCCTCGCAAGTTTTAAAGGCATAACTGCCACGAAAGTTCTGAGTCGAATGTACGATATTTTAATATATACGTGGGTCATATGTAACGAAATTACAGGTGACACATTGCAAACAGGGTGTTTATGTAAGAAAATAGGGTTGATATAACGATTCATTCTCTTTTTTTTGATTTAATGTGACATTAGGACAATTTACATATGAGACCATGGGAGGGATTCAGATGATTCTAACCGTGTATTCCGGCCGCGAGGAAGGCGAATGGTTCGACATCGAGGTTCCGGACGAATGCACCATTGAACATTTGAAGACATTACTCGGCGTTCGAATTTTTGGACAGGCACCGGGAGATGGCATTCAGTACATCCTTGAGGCCAAGTTTCCGGAAGGACTGTGGTTCTCTCCGCAGAACGCGCAGCAGTTAATGGAAACGGGGCTGCGGCAAGGCAGTTGCGTACGTGTCCAGCGGGCTTTTTCAACGACTTCGGAAGAGGCGCCTGTATATGGAAGACGTTCATTGTTTCAGCAGGACAGCAACGAATAGGGCTTTTGAACGTATACATTCTATTGAACGAACTAAAGGAGGTCTTCTCTTCGTGAATGTGTTATATCAGCGTTCTCCAAGAATGACACCGGTTCTCAAGGAAGAGGGACTCGAAATACTCAGGCCTCCAACAGAACCGAGCAAACCCACGTTTTCCATGATATCCATTATTGTGCCGATCATGATGACCATGGTCAGCATTGGTTTCTACGTATATATCAACATGACCGGTAAAATGGGCAACAGCAATTATATGATGTTTCAAATGATGACGGTCATGATGATGCTTACTTCTTACACCATTCCATTCTTCGTGTATCTGAGCAACAAGAAATCATATCGCAAAAAATTGGAAGAACGCAAAACTATGTACCTTGCTCAACTCGACAAACACCGGGAAGAACTGAAGGAAGCGCAGGCGGAGCAAGTAAAGAGTCTGTACGAAATTCATGGTGATCCAGGTGTGTGTCTTCAAGTGGTGAAGAATCGGAACAGTTCCTTATGGGAACGTTCACCAGAGGATGATGATTTCCTACAGGTGCGCATTGGCACGGGAGAGATTCCATTCCGAATTAAACTTCAGGTTCCGCGGATTGACGGCTACGAAAAGGATGAGCTAATTGAAGCGGCCCATGAACTTGCGGCTGAATTCCAGACGGTACCGGATGCTTCCATTACATTGCCTTTGTTCCAATCGAAGGTTATGGGTTTGGTAGGTGATCGGGAGGAAGTGCTCGCTTCCCTGCGAGTCATCATCTCACAGCTGACAGTGCGGCATTCACCGGATGAACTCAAGCTTGCTGCATTTTATGAAGAAAAGGACAGCAAGGAATGGGATTGGCTTCGCTGGATGCCCCATATCTGGGATGAAGACCAGGGACAACGCTATATGGCCGACAGGCACAGCGGTGCGCATCAATTGGCGGACAGCTTGTTTTCCGTGTTGAACCGGCGCCGTAACAATAAGGAAGACCGTTACAAGAAAAGCGTGCAAACGCCTTGTTACGTTGTGATTCTCTCCGATACGCAATTAATTGAAGAAGAACCGTTGCTTCCGCTACTGCTGGAGTCGGCTCACGAGATTGATGTATGCACCATTATACTAGCTAATCGCAAAGAGTCTTTACCGATGCATTGTCAGTTGATTATGGACGCCTCCAAAGGCAAAGGTGTGTATATCAAAAAAACGGAAGATGCAGATGTTATTCAACAAACGTACAAGCCTGATGTGATCTCAAAAGAGATGGCAGAGGCGCTTTCCCGTTATATGTCACCGATCCGGTTGAAGCGTTCATCTGCTTCGGATATCCCGCAAGTGCTCCCGTTATTCGATATGCTGAGCACATCACGTGTGGAGGATCTGGACGTGGTTTCAAGATGGGGACAGACGAGATATCCTGACACGCTGCCTGTGCCAATGGGTGTAAGAGCTGGCGGTAAGAAAATTGCGATAAATCTGCATGATAAAATTGAACGTCAGGGTCATGG from Paenibacillus sp. FSL R5-0341 harbors:
- a CDS encoding GNAT family N-acetyltransferase; translation: MQIRQAREGDAEGIAHVHTESWKTTYRGIVPDDFLDHLTTESRLSQWEKHIRSGEKDQILVVAEQPDGNIVGFACGGKEREGKLAYDGELYAIYLLKEVQQTGIGQRLSTHVVNHLRTLNMKSLIIWALERNSACRFYEKMGGTPVHTQSIRIAGQDLIEVGYGWEDLNFFGEKSLPDR
- a CDS encoding aldehyde dehydrogenase family protein, whose amino-acid sequence is MTLMDIEHTTWTKQYINGQWVEGSGEKTMENINPYTGEVIATWRSSNKEDIDKAYESAQKNSIEWAKSLPAEKEEVLRKVSSLMAERKEEIIQLLITESGSTRIKSEAEFAAAKRIVDEAASFPYRMKGEIIPSNTPGKENRVVREPKGVIGVIGPWNFPLHLCLRSVAPAIALGNGVVIKPASDTPITAGWLIADLFEQAGLPEGVLNVVAGSGSEIGDYFVAHPVPKVISFTGSTEVGKGIGKLAGEHLKETALELGGNNAMVVLEDADIERAAEAAVFGKFLHQGQICMALNRFIVHADIYDKFVDSFVAKTKNVQAGDPADAKTLVGPLIREKEVERLLELVNKTKAEGARLLLGGTSKGSVLSPTVLADVQPEQDIVQQELFGPVAVIMKAQDEHEAVRLANDTPYGLSGSVFTKDLNRGYQLAQRIESGMVHVNDQSVNDEAHVMFGGEKASGIGRFGGDWAIEKFTRTRWISIQHQYRDYPGVL